From a region of the Nomascus leucogenys isolate Asia unplaced genomic scaffold, Asia_NLE_v1 Super-Scaffold_285, whole genome shotgun sequence genome:
- the KRT36 gene encoding keratin, type I cuticular Ha6 isoform X1 has product MATQTCTPTFSIGSVKGLCGTAGGISQVSSICSVGSCRVPSLAGAAGYISSARLGLSGLGSCLPGSYLSSGCHTSGFVGSGGWFCEGSFNGSEKETMQFLNDRLANYLEKVRQLERENAELESRIREWYESQIPYICPDYQSYFKTIEDFQQKILLTKSENARLVLQIDNAKLAVDDFRTKYETELSLRQLVEADINSLHRILDELTLCKADLEAQVESLKEELMCLKKTHEEEVSVLRCQLGDRLNVEVDAAPPVDLNKILEDMRCQYEALVENNRRDVEAWFNTQTEELNQQVVSSSEQLQCCQTEIIELRRTVNALEIELQAQHSMRNSLESTLAETEARYSSQLAQMQCLISNLEAQLSEIRCDLERQNQEYQVLLDVKARLEGEIATYRRLLDGEDCKLPPPPCATACKPAIRVPSVPPVPCAPAVPCTPAPQVGTQVRTITEEIRDGKIISSREHVQSRPL; this is encoded by the exons ATGGCCACCCAGACCTGCACCCCGACCTTCTCCATTGGGTCTGTCAAGGGCCTCTGTGGCACAGCAGGCGGCATCTCTCAGGTGTCCTCCATCTGCTCTGTGGGCTCCTGCAGGGTCCCTAGTCTCGCCGGTGCTGCGGGGTACATCTCTTCTGCTAGGTTGGGCCTCTCTGGCCTTGGGAGCTGCTTGCCTGGCTCTTACCTGTCTTCTGGGTGCCACACCTCTGGCTTTGTGGGGAGCGGGGGCTGGTTCTGCGAGGGCTCCTTCAATGGCAGCGAGAAGGAGACCATGCAGTTCCTGAACGACCGCCTGGCCAACTACCTGGAGAAGGTGCGTCAACTGGAGCGGGAGAACGCGGAGCTGGAGAGCCGCATCCGGGAGTGGTACGAGTCTCAGATCCCATACATCTGCCCAGACTACCAGTCCTACTTCAAGACCATCGAAGATTTCCAGCAGAAG ATCCTGCTGACTAAGTCTGAGAATGCCAGGCTGGTCCTGCAGATTGATAATGCCAAGCTGGCCGTTGACGACTTCCGGACCAA GTACGAGACAGAGCTGTCTCTGCGGCAGCTAGTGGAGGCCGACATCAACAGCCTGCATAGGATCCTGGATGAGTTGACCCTGTGCAAGGCTGACCTGGAGGCTCAGGTGGAGTCCCTGAAGGAGGAACTGATGTGCCTCAAGAAGACTCATGAGGAG GAAGTCAGTGTGCTCCGTTGCCAACTTGGGGACCGACTGAATGTGGAGGTGGACGCTGCTCCCCCAGTGGATCTCAACAAGATCCTGGAGGATATGAGATGCCAGTACGAGGCCCTGGTGGAGAATAACCGCAGAGATGTGGAGGCCTGGTTCAACAcccag ACTGAGGAGCTGAACCAGCAGGTGGTGTCCAGCTCGGAGCAGCTGCAGTGCTGCCAGACGGAGATCATCGAGCTGAGACGCACGGTCAACGCTCTGGAGATTGAGCTGCAGGCCCAGCACAGCATG CGGAATTCCTTGGAATCCACCCTGGCGGAAACCGAGGCCCGCTACAGCTCCCAGCTGGCCCAGATGCAGTGCCTGATCAGCAACCTGGAGGCCCAGCTGTCTGAGATCCGCTGCGACCTGGAGCGGCAGAACCAGGAGTACCAGGTGCTACTGGATGTCAAGGCCCGGCTGGAGGGCGAGATCGCTACCTACCGCCGCCTGCTGGACGGAGAGGACTGCAA GCTTCCTCCCCCACCTTGTGCCACGGCATGCAAGCCTGCTATTAGAGTTCCTTCTGTCCCCCCGGTGCCCTGTGCCCCTGCTGTGCCCTGCACCCCGGCTCCCCAGGTTGGCACTCAGGTCCGCACCATCACTGAGGAGATCAGAGATGGGAAAATCATCTCCTCCAGGGAGCACGTGCAGTCCCGCCCGCTGTGA
- the KRT13 gene encoding keratin, type I cytoskeletal 13 isoform X2 — MSLRLQSSSASYGGGFGGGSCQLGGGRGVSTCSTRFVSGGSAGGYGGGVSCGFGGGAGSGFGGGYGGGLGSGFGGGFAGGFVDFGACDGGLLTGNEKITMQNLNDRLASYLEKVRALEEANADLEVKIREWHLKQSPASPERDYSPYYKTIEELRDKILTATIENNRVILEIDNARLAADDFRLKYENELALRQSVEADINGLRRVLDELTLSKTDLEMQIESLNEELAYMKKNHEEEMKEFSNQVVGQVNVEMDATPGIDLTRVLAEMREQYEAMAEKNRRDAEEWFHAKSAELNKEVSTNTAMIQTSKTEITELRRTLQGLEIELQSQLSMKAGLENTVAETECRYALQLQQIQGLISSIEAQLSELRSEMECQNQEYKMLLDIKTRLEQEIATYRSLLEGQDAKKRQPP; from the exons ATGAGCCTCCGCCTGCAGAGCTCCTCCGCCAGCTATGGCGGTGGTTTCGGGGGTGGCTCTTGCCAGCTGGGAGGAGGCCGAGGTGTCTCTACCTGTTCAACTCGGTTTGTCTCCGGGGGATCAGCTGGGGGCTACGGAGGTGGCGTGAGCTGTGGTTTTGGTGGAGGGGCTGGTAGTGGCTTTGGAGGTGGCTATGGAGGTGGCCTTGGAAGTGGCTTTGGTGGGGGTTTTGCTGGTGGCTTTGTTGACTTTGGTGCTTGCGATGGCGGCCTCCTCACTGGCAATGAGAAGATCACCATGCAGAACCTCAACGACCGCCTGGCTTCCTACCTGGAGAAGGTGCGCGCCCTGGAGGAGGCCAATGCCGACCTGGAGGTGAAGATCCGTGAATGGCACCTGAAGCAGAGCCCAGCTAGCCCTGAGCGGGACTACAGCCCCTACTACAAGACCATTGAAGAGCTCCGGGACAAG ATCCTGACTGCCACCATTGAAAACAACCGGGTCATTCTGGAGATTGACAATGCCAGGCTGGCTGCGGACGACTTCAGGCTCAA gtATGAGAATGAGCTGGCCTTGCGCCAGAGTGTGGAGGCCGACATCAATGGCCTGCGCCGGGTGCTGGATGAGCTCACCCTGTCTAAGACTGACCTGGAGATGCAGATCGAGAGCCTGAATGAGGAGCTGGCCTACATGAAGAAGAACCATGAAGAG GAGATGAAGGAATTCAGCAACCAGGTGGTCGGCCAGGTCAATGTGGAGATGGATGCCACCCCAGGCATTGACCTGACCCGCGTGCTGGCAGAGATGAGGGAGCAGTACGAGGCCATGGCGGAGAAGAACCGCCGGGATGCTGAGGAATGGTTCCACGCCAAG AGTGCAGAGCTGAACAAGGAGGTGTCTACCAACACTGCCATGATTCAGACCAGCAAGACAGAGATCACGGAGCTCAGGCGCACACTCCAGGGCCTGGAGATTGAGCTGCAGTCTCAGCTGAGCATG AAAGCCGGGCTGGAGAACACAGTGGCAGAGACGGAGTGCCGCTACGCCCTGCAGCTGCAGCAGATCCAGGGGCTCATCAGCAGCATCGAGGCCCAGCTGAGTGAGCTCCGCAGCGAGATGGAGTGCCAGAACCAAGAGTACAAGATGCTGCTGGACATCAAGACACGTCTGGAGCAGGAGATTGCCACCTACCGCAGCCTGCTAGAGGGCCAGGACGCCAA GAAGCGTCAGCCCCCGTAG
- the KRT13 gene encoding keratin, type I cytoskeletal 13 isoform X3, with protein sequence MQNLNDRLASYLEKVRALEEANADLEVKIREWHLKQSPASPERDYSPYYKTIEELRDKILTATIENNRVILEIDNARLAADDFRLKYENELALRQSVEADINGLRRVLDELTLSKTDLEMQIESLNEELAYMKKNHEEEMKEFSNQVVGQVNVEMDATPGIDLTRVLAEMREQYEAMAEKNRRDAEEWFHAKSAELNKEVSTNTAMIQTSKTEITELRRTLQGLEIELQSQLSMKAGLENTVAETECRYALQLQQIQGLISSIEAQLSELRSEMECQNQEYKMLLDIKTRLEQEIATYRSLLEGQDAK encoded by the exons ATGCAGAACCTCAACGACCGCCTGGCTTCCTACCTGGAGAAGGTGCGCGCCCTGGAGGAGGCCAATGCCGACCTGGAGGTGAAGATCCGTGAATGGCACCTGAAGCAGAGCCCAGCTAGCCCTGAGCGGGACTACAGCCCCTACTACAAGACCATTGAAGAGCTCCGGGACAAG ATCCTGACTGCCACCATTGAAAACAACCGGGTCATTCTGGAGATTGACAATGCCAGGCTGGCTGCGGACGACTTCAGGCTCAA gtATGAGAATGAGCTGGCCTTGCGCCAGAGTGTGGAGGCCGACATCAATGGCCTGCGCCGGGTGCTGGATGAGCTCACCCTGTCTAAGACTGACCTGGAGATGCAGATCGAGAGCCTGAATGAGGAGCTGGCCTACATGAAGAAGAACCATGAAGAG GAGATGAAGGAATTCAGCAACCAGGTGGTCGGCCAGGTCAATGTGGAGATGGATGCCACCCCAGGCATTGACCTGACCCGCGTGCTGGCAGAGATGAGGGAGCAGTACGAGGCCATGGCGGAGAAGAACCGCCGGGATGCTGAGGAATGGTTCCACGCCAAG AGTGCAGAGCTGAACAAGGAGGTGTCTACCAACACTGCCATGATTCAGACCAGCAAGACAGAGATCACGGAGCTCAGGCGCACACTCCAGGGCCTGGAGATTGAGCTGCAGTCTCAGCTGAGCATG AAAGCCGGGCTGGAGAACACAGTGGCAGAGACGGAGTGCCGCTACGCCCTGCAGCTGCAGCAGATCCAGGGGCTCATCAGCAGCATCGAGGCCCAGCTGAGTGAGCTCCGCAGCGAGATGGAGTGCCAGAACCAAGAGTACAAGATGCTGCTGGACATCAAGACACGTCTGGAGCAGGAGATTGCCACCTACCGCAGCCTGCTAGAGGGCCAGGACGCCAAGTAG
- the KRT35 gene encoding keratin, type I cuticular Ha5: MASKCLKAGFSSGSLKSPGGASGGSTRVSAMYSSSSCKLPSLSRVARSFSACSVGLGRSSYRATSCLPTLCLPAGGFATSYSVGGGWFGEGILTGNEKETMQSLNDRLASYLEKVRQLEQENASLESRIREWCEQQVPYMCPDYQSYFRTIEELQKKTLCSKAENARLVVEIDNAKLAADDFRTKYETEVSLRQLVESDINGLRRILDDLTLCKSDLETQVESLKEELLCLKKNHEEEVNSLRCQLGDRLNVEVDAAPPVDLNRVLDEMRCQYETLVENNRRDAEDWFDTQTEELNQQVVSSSEQLQSCQAEIIELRRTVSALEIELQAQHSTRDALESTLAETEARYSSQLAQMQCMITNVEAQLAEIRADLERQNQEYQVLLDVRARLECEINTYRGLLESEDSKLPCNPCAPDYSPSKSCLPCLPAASCGPSAARTNCSPRPICVPCPGGRF, translated from the exons ATGGCTTCCAAATGCCTCAAGGCCGGCTTCTCTTCTGGATCTCTCAAGAGCCCAGGAGGGGCCAGTGGGGGCTCCACTCGTGTGTCCGCAATGTACTCCAGCAGCTCTTGCAAGCTCCCGAGTCTCTCCCGTGTGGCCAGAAGTTTCTCTGCCTGCTCAGTGGGTCTGGGCAGAAGCAGCTACAGGGCCACCAGCTGCCTCCCTACTCTCTGCCTCCCTGCCGGAGGCTTCGCTACCAGCTACAGTGTGGGTGGGGGCTGGTTTGGGGAGGGCATCCTCACTGGCAATGAGAAGGAGACCATGCAATCCCTGAACGACCGCCTGGCCAGCTACCTGGAGAAGGTGCGTCAGCTGGAGCAGGAGAACGCCAGCCTGGAGAGCCGCATCCGTGAGTGGTGTGAGCAGCAGGTCCCCTACATGTGCCCTGACTACCAGTCCTACTTCCGGACCATCGAGGAACTCCAGAAGAAG ACTCTATGCAGCAAGGCTGAGAATGCCAGGCTGGTGGTGGAGATTGACAATGCCAAATTGGCTGCAGATGACTTCAGGACCAA GTATGAGACGGAGGTGTCCCTGCGGCAGCTGGTGGAGTCAGACATCAACGGTCTGCGCAGGATCCTGGATGACCTGACCCTGTGCAAGTCTGACCTGGAGACCCAGGTGGAGTCCCTGAAGGAGGAGCTGCTCTGCCTGAAGAAGAACCATGAGGAG GAAGTGAACTCACTGCGCTGCCAGCTTGGTGACCGGCTCAATGTTGAGGTGGATGCTGCCCCACCTGTTGACCTGAACCGAGTTCTGGATGAGATGAGGTGCCAGTATGAAACCCTGGTGGAGAATAACCGCCGGGATGCTGAAGACTGGTTTGACACCCAA ACTGAGGAGCTGAACCAGCAGGTGGTGTCCAGCTCAGAGCAGTTGCAGTCCTGCCAGGCAGAGATCATCGAGCTGAGACGCACGGTCAGCGCCCTGGAGATTGAGCTGCAGGCCCAGCACAGCACG AGAGATGCTTTGGAATCCACCCTGGCAGAGACGGAGGCCCGCTACAGCTCGCAGCTGGCCCAGATGCAGTGCATGATCACCAACGTGGAGGCCCAGCTGGCCGAGATCCGGGCTGACCTGGAGCGGCAGAACCAGGAGTACCAGGTGCTGCTGGACGTCCGGGCCCGGCTGGAGTGTGAGATCAACACGTACCGGGGCCTGCTGGAGAGTGAGGACAGCAA gctCCCCTGTAACCCATGTGCACCTGACTACTCACCCTCCAAGTCATGCCTTCCCTGTCTTCCTGCGGCCTCCTGCGGTCCTAGTGCAGCCCGCACAAACTGCAGCCCCCGCCCCATTTGTGTGCCCTGCCCAGGGGGCCGGTTCTGA
- the KRT36 gene encoding keratin, type I cuticular Ha6 isoform X2 encodes MLRLGLSGLGSCLPGSYLSSGCHTSGFVGSGGWFCEGSFNGSEKETMQFLNDRLANYLEKVRQLERENAELESRIREWYESQIPYICPDYQSYFKTIEDFQQKILLTKSENARLVLQIDNAKLAVDDFRTKYETELSLRQLVEADINSLHRILDELTLCKADLEAQVESLKEELMCLKKTHEEEVSVLRCQLGDRLNVEVDAAPPVDLNKILEDMRCQYEALVENNRRDVEAWFNTQTEELNQQVVSSSEQLQCCQTEIIELRRTVNALEIELQAQHSMRNSLESTLAETEARYSSQLAQMQCLISNLEAQLSEIRCDLERQNQEYQVLLDVKARLEGEIATYRRLLDGEDCKLPPPPCATACKPAIRVPSVPPVPCAPAVPCTPAPQVGTQVRTITEEIRDGKIISSREHVQSRPL; translated from the exons ATGCTCAG GTTGGGCCTCTCTGGCCTTGGGAGCTGCTTGCCTGGCTCTTACCTGTCTTCTGGGTGCCACACCTCTGGCTTTGTGGGGAGCGGGGGCTGGTTCTGCGAGGGCTCCTTCAATGGCAGCGAGAAGGAGACCATGCAGTTCCTGAACGACCGCCTGGCCAACTACCTGGAGAAGGTGCGTCAACTGGAGCGGGAGAACGCGGAGCTGGAGAGCCGCATCCGGGAGTGGTACGAGTCTCAGATCCCATACATCTGCCCAGACTACCAGTCCTACTTCAAGACCATCGAAGATTTCCAGCAGAAG ATCCTGCTGACTAAGTCTGAGAATGCCAGGCTGGTCCTGCAGATTGATAATGCCAAGCTGGCCGTTGACGACTTCCGGACCAA GTACGAGACAGAGCTGTCTCTGCGGCAGCTAGTGGAGGCCGACATCAACAGCCTGCATAGGATCCTGGATGAGTTGACCCTGTGCAAGGCTGACCTGGAGGCTCAGGTGGAGTCCCTGAAGGAGGAACTGATGTGCCTCAAGAAGACTCATGAGGAG GAAGTCAGTGTGCTCCGTTGCCAACTTGGGGACCGACTGAATGTGGAGGTGGACGCTGCTCCCCCAGTGGATCTCAACAAGATCCTGGAGGATATGAGATGCCAGTACGAGGCCCTGGTGGAGAATAACCGCAGAGATGTGGAGGCCTGGTTCAACAcccag ACTGAGGAGCTGAACCAGCAGGTGGTGTCCAGCTCGGAGCAGCTGCAGTGCTGCCAGACGGAGATCATCGAGCTGAGACGCACGGTCAACGCTCTGGAGATTGAGCTGCAGGCCCAGCACAGCATG CGGAATTCCTTGGAATCCACCCTGGCGGAAACCGAGGCCCGCTACAGCTCCCAGCTGGCCCAGATGCAGTGCCTGATCAGCAACCTGGAGGCCCAGCTGTCTGAGATCCGCTGCGACCTGGAGCGGCAGAACCAGGAGTACCAGGTGCTACTGGATGTCAAGGCCCGGCTGGAGGGCGAGATCGCTACCTACCGCCGCCTGCTGGACGGAGAGGACTGCAA GCTTCCTCCCCCACCTTGTGCCACGGCATGCAAGCCTGCTATTAGAGTTCCTTCTGTCCCCCCGGTGCCCTGTGCCCCTGCTGTGCCCTGCACCCCGGCTCCCCAGGTTGGCACTCAGGTCCGCACCATCACTGAGGAGATCAGAGATGGGAAAATCATCTCCTCCAGGGAGCACGTGCAGTCCCGCCCGCTGTGA
- the KRT13 gene encoding keratin, type I cytoskeletal 13 isoform X1 codes for MSLRLQSSSASYGGGFGGGSCQLGGGRGVSTCSTRFVSGGSAGGYGGGVSCGFGGGAGSGFGGGYGGGLGSGFGGGFAGGFVDFGACDGGLLTGNEKITMQNLNDRLASYLEKVRALEEANADLEVKIREWHLKQSPASPERDYSPYYKTIEELRDKILTATIENNRVILEIDNARLAADDFRLKYENELALRQSVEADINGLRRVLDELTLSKTDLEMQIESLNEELAYMKKNHEEEMKEFSNQVVGQVNVEMDATPGIDLTRVLAEMREQYEAMAEKNRRDAEEWFHAKSAELNKEVSTNTAMIQTSKTEITELRRTLQGLEIELQSQLSMKAGLENTVAETECRYALQLQQIQGLISSIEAQLSELRSEMECQNQEYKMLLDIKTRLEQEIATYRSLLEGQDAKMIGFPSSAGSVSPRSTSVTTTSSASVTTTSNASGRRTSDVRRP; via the exons ATGAGCCTCCGCCTGCAGAGCTCCTCCGCCAGCTATGGCGGTGGTTTCGGGGGTGGCTCTTGCCAGCTGGGAGGAGGCCGAGGTGTCTCTACCTGTTCAACTCGGTTTGTCTCCGGGGGATCAGCTGGGGGCTACGGAGGTGGCGTGAGCTGTGGTTTTGGTGGAGGGGCTGGTAGTGGCTTTGGAGGTGGCTATGGAGGTGGCCTTGGAAGTGGCTTTGGTGGGGGTTTTGCTGGTGGCTTTGTTGACTTTGGTGCTTGCGATGGCGGCCTCCTCACTGGCAATGAGAAGATCACCATGCAGAACCTCAACGACCGCCTGGCTTCCTACCTGGAGAAGGTGCGCGCCCTGGAGGAGGCCAATGCCGACCTGGAGGTGAAGATCCGTGAATGGCACCTGAAGCAGAGCCCAGCTAGCCCTGAGCGGGACTACAGCCCCTACTACAAGACCATTGAAGAGCTCCGGGACAAG ATCCTGACTGCCACCATTGAAAACAACCGGGTCATTCTGGAGATTGACAATGCCAGGCTGGCTGCGGACGACTTCAGGCTCAA gtATGAGAATGAGCTGGCCTTGCGCCAGAGTGTGGAGGCCGACATCAATGGCCTGCGCCGGGTGCTGGATGAGCTCACCCTGTCTAAGACTGACCTGGAGATGCAGATCGAGAGCCTGAATGAGGAGCTGGCCTACATGAAGAAGAACCATGAAGAG GAGATGAAGGAATTCAGCAACCAGGTGGTCGGCCAGGTCAATGTGGAGATGGATGCCACCCCAGGCATTGACCTGACCCGCGTGCTGGCAGAGATGAGGGAGCAGTACGAGGCCATGGCGGAGAAGAACCGCCGGGATGCTGAGGAATGGTTCCACGCCAAG AGTGCAGAGCTGAACAAGGAGGTGTCTACCAACACTGCCATGATTCAGACCAGCAAGACAGAGATCACGGAGCTCAGGCGCACACTCCAGGGCCTGGAGATTGAGCTGCAGTCTCAGCTGAGCATG AAAGCCGGGCTGGAGAACACAGTGGCAGAGACGGAGTGCCGCTACGCCCTGCAGCTGCAGCAGATCCAGGGGCTCATCAGCAGCATCGAGGCCCAGCTGAGTGAGCTCCGCAGCGAGATGGAGTGCCAGAACCAAGAGTACAAGATGCTGCTGGACATCAAGACACGTCTGGAGCAGGAGATTGCCACCTACCGCAGCCTGCTAGAGGGCCAGGACGCCAA gATGATCGGTTTCCCTTCCTCAGCAG GAAGCGTCAGCCCCCGTAGCACCTCTGTTACCACGACTTCTAGTGCCTCTGTTACCACCACCTCTAATGCCTCTGGTCGCCGCACTTCTGATGTCCGTAGGCCTTAA